From a single Acidobacteriota bacterium genomic region:
- a CDS encoding acetamidase/formamidase family protein, translating into MRASVCLLAVALPCLFAAAVRAEVHKFTPTVGVSTFAVREPILRIKPGDIVETRTFSKPGDYYERPGGPWPGDVGPFLIEGLTTNDTLVVKIVRLRPNRDTAVSSVSPMGISGVAGDSRTRVLNEPLPARRFVWQLDRQRNVGILDLPNSASKRIELPLSPMLGRVAVAPAGQEAFGGLWPGNFGGNMDTSDIREGTTVYLPVFHDGGYFYYGDGHALQGDGEIVGSGLETTMDVTLAFDVIKGQRIAWPRIEDETHIMVAGSVRPLIDAFRIAHVEMIQWLIDDYGFEKMEAYQVLSQAGTARVANVVDPNYTVVAKFPKSALPPRVRRAP; encoded by the coding sequence ATGCGTGCATCAGTGTGTCTGCTGGCTGTCGCCCTCCCCTGCCTGTTCGCGGCTGCCGTACGGGCAGAGGTCCACAAGTTCACGCCGACGGTCGGCGTCTCGACGTTCGCCGTGCGGGAGCCCATCCTCCGCATCAAACCGGGCGACATCGTCGAGACGCGCACGTTCTCGAAGCCGGGCGACTACTACGAGCGCCCGGGCGGGCCATGGCCGGGCGACGTCGGACCGTTCCTCATCGAGGGACTCACGACCAACGACACGCTGGTCGTGAAGATCGTGCGCCTGCGTCCGAATCGCGATACGGCCGTCTCCTCCGTCTCGCCGATGGGGATCAGCGGCGTGGCGGGCGACTCGCGTACGCGCGTGCTGAACGAGCCGCTACCCGCGCGTCGTTTCGTGTGGCAACTGGACAGGCAGCGCAATGTCGGCATCCTCGACCTGCCCAATTCGGCGAGCAAGCGGATCGAGTTGCCCCTGAGCCCGATGCTGGGGCGGGTTGCCGTTGCGCCCGCAGGCCAGGAAGCGTTCGGCGGACTGTGGCCGGGCAACTTCGGCGGCAACATGGACACGTCGGACATCCGCGAAGGCACGACCGTGTATCTGCCCGTGTTCCACGACGGCGGGTACTTCTACTACGGCGACGGCCACGCGCTCCAGGGCGATGGCGAGATCGTCGGGTCGGGCCTCGAGACGACGATGGACGTGACGCTGGCGTTCGATGTGATCAAGGGCCAGCGCATCGCCTGGCCGCGTATCGAGGACGAGACGCACATCATGGTGGCCGGCAGCGTGCGGCCGCTCATCGACGCCTTCCGGATTGCGCACGTCGAAATGATTCAGTGGCTCATCGACGACTACGGCTTCGAGAAGATGGAGGCCTATCAGGTCCTCTCACAGGCAGGCACCGCCCGCGTGGCCAACGTCGTCGATCCGAACTACACGGTCGTCGCGAAGTTCCCGAAGTCGGCCCTGCCACCACGCGTGCGGCGAGCACCGTAG
- the surE gene encoding 5'/3'-nucleotidase SurE, whose protein sequence is MRTILLTNDDGVESEGLHVLAAALAPLGRVVVCAPVGEASAIGHALTLSRPLRLREIEPDVHAVDGTPADCVNIAIADVLGGRLPDLLVSGINKGWNVGDDVTYSGTVGGALEGLLLGVPAIAVSLQRSDDYDFTHAAAAGADVARGVFEQGLPSRVLLNVNVPRGVPGGWATTVQASRTHTTSVMRRTDPWGRPYFWFDEGRFIWAEQDGTDYEAVRSGLISVTPLHADLTAHAALAATGALVARVTQGTQAR, encoded by the coding sequence ATGCGTACGATTCTTCTTACAAACGATGACGGCGTCGAATCGGAGGGGCTTCACGTCCTCGCCGCGGCGCTCGCACCGCTCGGGCGCGTTGTGGTCTGCGCGCCGGTGGGTGAAGCCAGTGCCATCGGGCACGCGCTCACGCTGTCGCGCCCGTTGCGACTGCGCGAAATCGAGCCTGACGTCCACGCCGTGGATGGCACACCCGCCGACTGCGTCAACATCGCCATCGCCGACGTCCTCGGCGGACGACTGCCGGACCTCCTCGTCTCGGGCATCAACAAGGGCTGGAACGTTGGCGACGATGTGACGTACTCGGGCACGGTGGGTGGCGCGCTCGAAGGCCTGTTGCTCGGCGTGCCGGCCATCGCGGTGTCGCTGCAGCGCAGCGACGACTACGACTTCACGCACGCGGCTGCCGCCGGCGCCGACGTGGCGCGCGGCGTGTTCGAGCAGGGACTGCCTTCGCGTGTGTTGTTGAACGTGAACGTCCCGCGGGGCGTGCCTGGCGGGTGGGCGACGACGGTGCAGGCGTCGCGGACGCATACGACGAGCGTCATGCGGCGGACCGATCCATGGGGACGCCCGTACTTCTGGTTCGACGAGGGCCGGTTCATCTGGGCCGAGCAGGACGGCACCGACTACGAGGCCGTCCGCAGCGGTCTCATCTCGGTGACGCCGCTCCATGCGGACCTCACCGCGCACGCCGCGCTCGCCGCGACCGGCGCGCTCGTGGCGCGGGTCACGCAGGGCACTCAGGCGCGGTAG